The genome window GTCGAAATCCTTGAAGCACCCGGCGCCGACGCCCGCGGCGATGGCCGCGCCGATCGCCGAGAGCTCCTCGCCCTCGACGGTTTCCACCGGCATCTGGAGAACGTCGGCGAACATCTGCAGCCACACCGCCGACCGCGCGGCACCCCCGGCGATGCGGATCGTGCGCGGCGCGGTGCTGTGGGCGAACAGCTTCTCGATGTGGACGCGGTGGGCGAACACCACCCCTTCGTAAAGGGCGCGCAGGGCGTGCGCCTTGGTGTGCCAACCGGCCAGGCCGATGAAGCACGCCTTGGCGTGGACGTCGGCGTTGCTGCCGTAGAGGAACGGCAGGAACACGACGTTGGATTCGCCGGGATCGGCCGACTGCACCATGTCGGACGCGCAGTCGTAGAGCGAGCGGGCGCCGTTTTCGCACTGCAGCCGCCGCTCCTCGCCCATGAAATAGGTGGTGAACCATTCGAGGTTGCTCGCCGAGGTCGGGCTGCCTTCGAGGATCAGCCAGCGGCCGGGAGTACAGAACAGGCTGGTCATGAACAGCTCTTCGCTCACCACCGGCGCGGTGCTGACATACTCGTTGATGCTCCAGGTGCCCGCCACCACGCACAGGCGGGTGTCGTCGGTCACGCCGGTGGCAACCGCCGCGGCGTGCACGTCCATCATTCCGCCCACCACCGGCGTACCCTCACGCAGCCCGGTGCGCGCCGCGGCGGCCGCGGTGACGCCGCCGCGAACCTCGCCGGAATCGATCACCTCCGGCAGCTTGTCGATGACCTCGCCGATCCCCCAGGTTTCGAGAACCTCGCGGTCGAAACGGCGGGTCGAGAGATTCATCAGGCTCGAAGCGCTGGCGTCGGTGACCTCGTAGGCGACCTTGCCGGTGAGGCAGTAGCCGAGATAGTCCTTGCACGACAGCACCCAGCGCGTCCGCGCGTAGCTCTCCGGCTCGTGCGCCTTGAGCCACGCCAGCAGCGCCGGCGGCTGACCCGCCCAGATCGACTGCATCGTGCGCGGCAACTGCTTGGCGTGGGTGCCGTCGGCATACCAGCGGTCGATGAAGTCCTTGGCGCGGGTATCGGTGGAGATGATCGCCGGGCGCACCGGTTTGCCCGCATCGTCGAGCAGATAGAGGCCGTTGCCGTGGCCGGTCGCCCCGATCCCGACGATGTCGGCGGGATCGACGCCCGAGGTGGCGATCAGCTCGCGGATGCAGTCCATGTTGGTTTCGCGCATCTCGGTCATGTCGCGCTCGGTCCAGTCCGGGTGCGGCATGCGCACGTCGGACTTGCGGCTGGCGATCGCGACGGTTTCGCCGTCGGTGCCGAACAGAACCGTCTTCGTGACCGTCCCGCCGTTATCTATCCCAATGAGATATTTAGGCATTTCTTGAAGCTCCCTGTTCGCGTCCGGTTTTCCGGATCGTGGTTCCTCCGCATTCCGTCGGGCGTCACTTCAACGCCGACAGCAGCTTGACGATCGCCCAGCCCTGCGGCGTGGTATGCGGCGCGACGAGATTGACCACCTCGCGGTCGCCCGCCTCGCCAGGAAGCGAAACGCCGGTCATCGCAGCCGCCTTGGTATAGCCGGGCGCGAGATCGCCGGCGGTGTAGAGCGTCACCACCATCACCAGCGCCGCCGTGCACAGAAGCCGGAAGATGTTGTTCTTGCAGTAGGGCGCCGCCATCGGCAGGAAGAACAGCAGCGACGCGAGATCGACGAACGGCAGCACCCGGTTGCCGGGCAGCACCATCGCCAGCAGCAGCGCCATCGGGATCATCAGGAGCCCGGTAGCGAGCACCGCGGGTTCGCCGATCAACAGCGCGGTATCGAGGCCGATGTAGAACTCGCGATTGGGGAAGTGCTTCTTGAGGCTGACCTCGGCGGCGTCGCGGACGATCACCAGCCCTTGCACCAGCACCCCGATCATCACCGGCAGCAGCACCATGATCGCCGCCATCTTGATGCCGAGATTGAACACCTCGCCGACGTCCCACCCGGCGAGAAGGCCGAGCCCGACGCCCAAGATGATGCCGAGGGTGAGCGGCTCGCCGAGAATGCCGAAGCGCTTGTTGATGGCTTCGGGATTGGCGTCGATGGCGCGCAGGCCGGGGATGCGCTCGATGATCGCGTTGACGATCCATCCGAGCGGCGCATACATCGCGGTGGTCGAATGGGCGAAGGAGACCCCCGGCAGGTTGAACGACTTCTGAATCAGCGGCGCGGTGCGATCGGCGATGAACAGCGCCACGATCAGCAACGCGAACGCC of uncultured Alphaproteobacteria bacterium contains these proteins:
- a CDS encoding Carbohydrate kinase FGGY, which produces MPKYLIGIDNGGTVTKTVLFGTDGETVAIASRKSDVRMPHPDWTERDMTEMRETNMDCIRELIATSGVDPADIVGIGATGHGNGLYLLDDAGKPVRPAIISTDTRAKDFIDRWYADGTHAKQLPRTMQSIWAGQPPALLAWLKAHEPESYARTRWVLSCKDYLGYCLTGKVAYEVTDASASSLMNLSTRRFDREVLETWGIGEVIDKLPEVIDSGEVRGGVTAAAAARTGLREGTPVVGGMMDVHAAAVATGVTDDTRLCVVAGTWSINEYVSTAPVVSEELFMTSLFCTPGRWLILEGSPTSASNLEWFTTYFMGEERRLQCENGARSLYDCASDMVQSADPGESNVVFLPFLYGSNADVHAKACFIGLAGWHTKAHALRALYEGVVFAHRVHIEKLFAHSTAPRTIRIAGGAARSAVWLQMFADVLQMPVETVEGEELSAIGAAIAAGVGAGCFKDFDERRMVRVSRVFTPDPANRAVYDRKFALYKDTIAALSGVWRRF
- a CDS encoding PTS system Galactitol-specific IIC component translates to MEIISAFLKLGPSVMMPIVFFILALIFGVKPGQAFKAGMLVGIGFEGIGLVIGLLLGSLGPATEAMVQRFGLNLRVLDVGWPVGAQIGWRSPLVPLVVFGGLGINVVLLLVRFTKTVNIDIFNYWLILLPATIVYANTGSVALGCGAAFALLIVALFIADRTAPLIQKSFNLPGVSFAHSTTAMYAPLGWIVNAIIERIPGLRAIDANPEAINKRFGILGEPLTLGIILGVGLGLLAGWDVGEVFNLGIKMAAIMVLLPVMIGVLVQGLVIVRDAAEVSLKKHFPNREFYIGLDTALLIGEPAVLATGLLMIPMALLLAMVLPGNRVLPFVDLASLLFFLPMAAPYCKNNIFRLLCTAALVMVVTLYTAGDLAPGYTKAAAMTGVSLPGEAGDREVVNLVAPHTTPQGWAIVKLLSALK